The following coding sequences are from one Musa acuminata AAA Group cultivar baxijiao chromosome BXJ1-6, Cavendish_Baxijiao_AAA, whole genome shotgun sequence window:
- the LOC103987915 gene encoding jasmonate-induced oxygenase 1, producing MDCLRDWPEPVVRVQSLSDSGATTIPDRYVKPQSERASVDPGDMVGIPVVDLAMLTDDVANCEATVTAIADACRQWGFFQAINHGVSPGLMRGAREVWRGFFHLPMDEKQRYANSPKTYEGYGSRLGIERGAILDWGDYFFLHFLPLCLMDHDKWPALPPALRETSDEYGAALTKLCRRLLRALSIGLGLDAACLPVAFDDEGVCMRVNFYPRCPQPELTLGLSAHSDPGGMTVLLVDDHVTGLQVRKNDSWITVQPIPDAFIVNVGDQIQVLSNAAYKSVEHRVMVNAAAERLSMAFFYNPKSDVPIGPIRELVTCDRPALYRPMTFDEYRLFIRKKGPRGKSQVDSLVAA from the exons ATGGATTGCCTGCGAGACTGGCCAGAGCCGGTTGTCCGGGTCCAGTCGTTGTCCGACAGCGGCGCCACCACCATCCCTGACCGCTACGTAAAGCCGCAGTCGGAGCGCGCCTCGGTCGATCCCGGAGACATGGTCGGGATACCGGTCGTCGACCTCGCCATGCTAACGGACGACGTCGCCAACTGCGAGGCCACCGTGACGGCCATAGCGGACGCCTGCCGCCAGTGGGGCTTCTTCCAAGCGATCAACCACGGAGTGAGCCCGGGCCTGATGAGGGGGGCCAGAGAGGTCTGGAGGGGTTTCTTTCATCTGCCCATGGACGAGAAGCAGCGCTACGCGAACTCGCCCAAGACTTACGAGGGCTACGGGAGCCGCCTCGGGATCGAGAGGGGCGCCATTTTGGACTGGGGCGACTACTTCTTCCTCCACTTCCTCCCCTTGTGCCTGATGGATCACGACAAGTGGCCCGCTCTTCCGCCCGCCTTGAG GGAGACGAGTGACGAGTACGGCGCGGCGTTGACGAAGCTGTGCCGGAGGCTACTGAGAGCGCTGTCAATTGGCCTGGGACTGGACGCCGCCTGCTTGCCGGTGGCATTCGACGACGAAGGTGTCTGCATGAGGGTCAACTTCTACCCCAGGTGCCCGCAGCCGGAGCTCACGCTCGGGCTCTCGGCGCACTCCGACCCCGGCGGCATGACCGTCCTCCTCGTCGACGATCACGTCACCGGCCTTCAGGTCCGGAAGAACGATTCCTGGATCACGGTGCAGCCAATCCCCGATGCCTTCATTGTGAACGTCGGCGATCAGATTCAG GTGCTGAGCAACGCGGCATACAAGAGCGTGGAGCACCGGGTGATGGTGAATGCGGCGGCGGAGCGGCTCTCCATGGCCTTCTTCTACAACCCTAAGAGCGACGTGCCGATAGGGCCGATACGGGAGCTCGTCACCTGCGATCGCCCCGCGTTGTACCGACCCATGACCTTCGACGAGTACCGCCTCTTCATCCGGAAGAAGGGCCCCCGTGGCAAGTCGCAGGTCGATTCCCTCGTGGCAGCATGA
- the LOC135583875 gene encoding large ribosomal subunit protein uL13w-like, which produces MVSGSGLCARRVVVDARHHMLGRLASIVAKELLNGQRVVVVRCEEICLSGGLVRQKMKYLRFLRKRMNTKPSHGPIHFRAPAKILWRTIRGMIPHKTKRGAAALARLKAYEGVPPPYDKTKRMVIPDALKVLRLQPGHRYCLLGRLSSEVGWNYYDTVKVLEAKRKERAKVAYERRKQLTKLRLKAEKTAEEKLGSQLDILAPLTY; this is translated from the exons ATGGTGTCTGGGTCGGGGTTGTGCGCGCGACGGGTGGTGGTGGACGCGCGTCACCACATGCTAGGACGGCTGGCGTCAATCGTCGCCAAGGAGCTCCTCAACGGGCAGCGGGTCGTGGTCGTCCGCTGCGAGGAGATCTGCCTCTCCGGGGGCCTCGTCCGCCAGAAGATGAAGTACCTCCGCTTCCTCCGCAAGCGCATGAACACCAAGCCATCGCACGGCCCCATCCACTTCCGCGCCCCCGCTAAGATCCTCTGGCGCACCATCCGAGG GATGATTCCTCACAAAACGAAGCGTGGGGCTGCGGCGCTAGCAAGGCTCAAGGCGTATGAGGGTGTGCCGCCACCTTACGATAAAACAAAGAGGATGGTTATTCCGGATGCCCTCAA GGTATTGAGGCTTCAGCCTGGGCATAGATATTGTTTGCTAGGTCGACTGTCATCGGAGGTTGGATGGAATTACTATGATACGGTTAAG GTGCTCGAGGCGAAGAGGAAAGAGAGGGCCAAGGTGGCTTATGAGAGGAGAAAGCAGCTCACAAAGCTTAGGTTGAAGGCAGAGAAGACTGCCGAGGAGAAGCTCGGCTCCCAGCTTGACATCCTTGCGCCACTGACGTACTGA
- the LOC135676354 gene encoding uncharacterized protein LOC135676354 yields the protein MGLDYYKTLGVDRNASDDDLKKAYRKLAMRWHPDKNPDNKKDAEAKFKQISEAYDVLSDPQKRAIYDQYGEEGLKGQVPPPGAGPSEFFGGAAGTKFRFNPRSADEIFSEFFGGSSPFGGGSSGTKFADVFAAFGSGRSGEASASALRKAPAIERVLVCCLEDLYKGATKKMKISRDVIDASGKPTTIEEILTINIRPGWKKGTKITFPEKGNEHRNLIPSDLIFIIDERPHGVFKRDGNDLFVSQKISLVEALTGYTVQLTTLDGRNLTIPINSIISPTHEEVVQGEGMPITREAPKKGNLRIRFQIKFPTRLTPEQKAGIKQLLAPS from the exons ATGGGATTGGACTACTACAAGACGCTGGGAGTCGACCGCAATGCCTCCGACGACGACCTCAAGAAGGCCTACCGCAAGCTCGCCATGCGATGGCACCCCGACAAGAACCCCGACAACAAGAAAGACGCCGAAGCCAAGTTCAAGCAGATCTCTGAAGCCTATGAT GTGCTGAGCGATCCTCAGAAGAGGGCAATTTACGACCAGTACGGGGAGGAAGGGCTCAAGGGCCAAGTCCCGCCTCCCGGCGCTGGGCCCTCCGAGTTCTTTGGCGGTGCTGCCGGCACCAAGTTCAGGTTTAACCCCAGGAGCGCTGACGAGATCTTCTCCGAGTTCTTCGGCGGCTCTAGCCCGTTTGGCGGAGGCAGCAGCGGCACCAAGTTTGCAGATGTCTTTGCTGCATTTGGGAGCGGGCGCAGCGGAGAAGCCTCTGCGAGTGCTCTGAGGAAGGCGCCCGCGATAGAGAGGGTTTTGGTTTGCTGCCTCGAGGATCTGTACAAGGGGGCCACCAAGAAGATGAAGATCTCGAGGGATGTTATTGACGCTAGTGG GAAACCAACTACTATAGAGGAAATATTGACGATCAATATCAGGCCTGGTTGGAAGAAGGGCACAAAAATCACATTCCCAGAGAAGGGCAATGAACACCGAAACTTGATTCCTTCAGATCTGATCTTTATCATTGATGAAAGGCCACATGGTGTCTTTAAGAGAGATGGAAATGATTTGTTCGTCAGCCAAAAAATCTCTCTTGTTGAAGCCCTCACAGGTTATACTGTACAGCTCACAACTCTAGATGGTCGGAATCTTACTATTCCTATCAATTCGATAATCAGCCCCACCCATGAGGAAGTTGTTCAGGGAGAAGGGATGCCAATCACAAGGGAAGCACCTAAGAAGGGTAACTTAAGGATTAGATTTCAAATTAAGTTTCCCACTAGACTTACACCTGAACAGAAGGCTGGCATCAAGCAACTGTTGGCTCCTTCCTGA